In Tachysurus fulvidraco isolate hzauxx_2018 chromosome 25, HZAU_PFXX_2.0, whole genome shotgun sequence, the following proteins share a genomic window:
- the skida1 gene encoding SKI/DACH domain-containing protein 1, translated as MGDLEFGFEEMQGVKLGYLVIKGKQMFALSQVFTDLLKNIPRTTVHKRMDHLNVKKHHCDLEELRKLKAINSVAFHAAKCTLISREDVEALYFSCKTERVLKSNKRRTKTKAEELNRDEEHSPDNRNSFWKKKLWLSFRGVSPTLALRNKAVRPELSSNLPQIYSKSIYQNFQPVTATACRAFRNYETVQIPGKCVEFNEKRSFFRSGEVVKRKPAVSAISAPSDSELLYKRKRRCERHFGGRKRHYRQVLLVPKCCKPKACLSNGSLSHFHSNRELYLESRHFQESCSSDTECSSANDSDFGSSLSTSSSTSSSTNSGTTDDEEEDSFSGSSEESTDGESSSQSDSSSVSSRVSVQSIRFRRARFTSLNTKTPLVLQPTFHYRSNFQPKHGGLHGSSAALDFEKGRKKTTLDITDWKQRRRESDDWDCGEKMCTVENSFSGLESVVAPQTVDFTNEPKTTELISGRNKYVSFPSCADGKVFPQQRTSGYQATLAHCNQDKDTAVSTAHDSNFSEGAYSKKDAKTVICLKQPSPLKTVKTENEEFTTIPNLDTTRDTKPNHVKIKVEDTFDEYEYATQDHGQQYKDKYEENDAVGLCISADTAETDRGKDGRQTFPPPSKQEPSSTLNTQGDYKNGARVRKSYRTPVCGKKTENVVKTNAKVDRSPKPAGKCVSKRTAQHASSLKTTFNFMANFPCPPSLIVGSDGDLSPAYSLTSFRTNQVPHPSHPVWTWQLGTSVIPPHLNQRFRKTTA; from the coding sequence ATGGGAGATTTGGAGTTTGGCTTCGAGGAAATGCAGGGTGTAAAGCTTGGGTATTTGGTCATTAAAGGCAAGCAGATGTTTGCCCTTTCCCAGGTCTTCACCGACCTCTTAAAAAACATCCCGCGGACTACAGTGCACAAAAGGATGGATCACCTGAACGTGAAAAAGCATCACTGTGATCTGGAGGAGCTGCGAAAGCTCAAAGCAATAAACTCGGTGGCTTTCCATGCAGCCAAATGCACTCTGATCTCCAGAGAAGACGTGGAGGCTCTTTATTTCTCCTGCAAAACGGAGCGCGTGCTGAAATCCAACAAAAGGAGAACGAAGACAAAAGCAGAGGAACTTAACCGAGATGAAGAACATTCCCCCGACAACAGGAACAGCTTTTGGAAAAAGAAACTTTGGCTGAGTTTTCGCGGTGTGTCGCCGACTCTGGCTCTTCGAAACAAAGCTGTCAGACCGGAGCTCTCGTCTAATCTACCTCAAATTTACAGCAAATCCATTTACCAGAACTTTCAACCGGTAACAGCGACTGCATGTAGAGCCTTCAGAAACTATGAAACTGTACAAATACCCGGAAAATGTGTGGAGTTTAATGAGAAACGCTCGTTTTTTCGAAGCGGCGAGGTCGTAAAGCGAAAGCCGGCTGTGTCCGCCATTTCGGCTCCGTCCGACTCGGAGCtgctttacaaaagaaaaaggagGTGCGAGAGACACTTCGGGGGCAGAAAACGACACTACCGGCAGGTTTTGCTCGTTCCTAAGTGCTGCAAACCAAAAGCATGTCTTTCTAACGGATCTTTGAGCCATTTTCACTCGAATCGTGAGCTCTACTTGGAGTCCCGGCATTTTCAGGAGAGCTGCAGTAGCGACACCGAGTGCAGCTCCGCCAACGACTCGGACTTTGGCTCAAGTTTGTCCACCAGCAGTAGCACTAGTAGCTCCACCAACTCTGGAACCACGGACGACGAGGAGGAAGACTCTTTTTCCGGTTCATCAGAAGAAAGTACTGATGGTGAGAGCTCGTCTCAATCCGATTCGAGCTCCGTGTCTAGTCGGGTTTCGGTGCAGAGCATCAGATTCAGGCGCGCGCGCTTCACAAGCCTTAATACAAAAACGCCTCTGGTTTTGCAGCCTACTTTCCATTACAGGTCTAATTTTCAGCCCAAACATGGAGGTCTGCATGGAAGTAGTGCAGCTTTGGACTTtgagaaagggagaaaaaaaactacTTTGGATATTACCGACTGGAAGCAGAGACGCAGGGAATCTGATGACTGGgactgtggggaaaaaatgtgCACAGTAGAGAATAGCTTCTCAGGCCTGGAAAGCGTCGTGGCTCCGCAAACGGTAGACTTTACAAACGAGCCAAAGACAACCGAGCTTATAAGTGGTAGAAATAAATACGTAAGTTTTCCATCCTGTGCAGATGGAAAGGTGTTTCCCCAACAAAGAACATCAGGATATCAAGCCACATTGGCACACTGCAATCAGGACAAAGACACTGCCGTTTCTACGGCTCACGATAGCAATTTTTCCGAAGGTGCATATTCCAAAAAAGATGCAAAAACAGTCATCTGCCTCAAGCAACCGTCACCTCTCAAAACAGTAAAGACTGAGAATGAGGAATTCACAACAATCCCAAACTTAGACACTACAAGAGATACGAAACCAAACCACGTGAAAATTAAAGTGGAAGACACTTTCGACGAGTATGAATATGCAACCCAAGATCATGGTCAACAGTACAAAGATAAATACGAAGAAAATGATGCAGTCGGTTTGTGTATCAGTGCTGATACTGCAGAAACAGATCGTGGTAAAGATGGCAGACAAACATTTCCCCCTCCTTCTAAACAGGAACCAAGCAGCACTTTAAACACTCAAGGGGATTACAAAAACGGTGCAAGGGTCAGGAAAAGCTACCGGACTCCAGTTTgtggaaaaaagacagaaaatgtagtaaagacaaATGCGAAGGTGGACAGGAGTCCTAAACCTGCTGGCAAATGTGTGAGCAAACGAACTGCCCAACACGCATCCTCTTTGAAAACAACTTTTAACTTCATGGCGAATTTTCCATGCCCTCCGTCTCTGATCGTTGGTAGTGATGGAGATTTGAGCCCTGCTTACTCTTTAACCTCTTTCAGGACTAACCAGGTGCCTCATCCTTCTCATCCGGTCTGGACATGGCAGCTCGGCACTTCTGTTATACCTCCTCACCTAAACCAGAGATTCAGGAAAACAACAGCATAA